In Aestuariibaculum lutulentum, one DNA window encodes the following:
- a CDS encoding polysaccharide biosynthesis protein, translating to MNYSIDYYIDQLINHTNIFDTNINNFNANKTFDFSEETILITGAAGTIGKELFNQLIKCSYKKIILVDIAESALHNLSIDFETQLTSSVVFKITNINDRASVEYLFKTYKPTIVFHCAAYKHVPLMETHPYEAIKTNILATKQISDFAINYNVKTFVFISSDKAVEPTSIMGMTKNISEQYLRQITPSSNIQFIITRFGNILGSNGSVLPVFLRQIELNSALTITDNSMTRYFIGKEKACQLILESTCLKNSKNNTLTFKTSQAVKILDLAKAIISISKRSDLKIEVSGVRSGEKMLETMIAESELLTPTNHPEIFQIEHKKKSTKQIVDFKSLENISPESSTQEIKSILKKLL from the coding sequence ATGAACTACTCGATTGATTATTATATAGATCAACTTATTAACCATACCAATATATTTGATACTAATATTAATAATTTCAATGCGAATAAAACTTTCGATTTTTCTGAAGAAACCATCTTAATTACTGGTGCTGCAGGTACGATTGGCAAAGAACTATTTAATCAACTTATAAAATGTTCTTATAAAAAAATTATCCTGGTCGATATTGCAGAATCTGCTCTTCATAACCTTTCTATTGATTTTGAAACACAACTCACCAGTTCAGTAGTTTTTAAAATAACAAACATAAACGATAGAGCTTCGGTTGAATATTTATTTAAAACCTACAAACCAACCATTGTTTTTCATTGTGCTGCTTATAAGCATGTACCTCTAATGGAAACTCATCCTTACGAAGCCATAAAAACAAACATTTTAGCAACAAAGCAAATTTCAGATTTCGCTATTAACTATAATGTAAAGACCTTTGTTTTTATTTCTTCCGATAAAGCTGTTGAACCCACCAGTATTATGGGGATGACTAAAAATATTTCAGAACAGTATCTCAGACAAATTACTCCAAGTTCAAATATACAATTTATAATAACTCGGTTTGGAAATATATTAGGCTCGAACGGCTCTGTATTACCTGTCTTTTTAAGACAAATTGAGTTAAATTCAGCTCTAACAATTACTGATAATAGCATGACGCGCTACTTTATAGGAAAAGAAAAAGCATGTCAACTAATACTTGAATCTACTTGTCTTAAAAATAGTAAAAACAATACTTTAACATTTAAAACAAGTCAAGCCGTAAAGATTTTAGATTTAGCAAAAGCTATTATTTCAATTTCAAAAAGGAGTGATTTAAAAATTGAAGTTTCAGGTGTTCGTTCCGGAGAAAAAATGCTCGAAACTATGATAGCTGAAAGTGAATTACTAACTCCAACAAATCATCCCGAAATCTTTCAGATTGAACACAAAAAAAAGTCTACTAAACAAATAGTAGACTTTAAATCTTTGGAAAATATTTCTCCAGAATCATCAACTCAGGAAATTAAGTCGATTTTAAAAAAACTTCTTTAA
- the aroB gene encoding 3-dehydroquinate synthase, with translation MDSIQTNNCTIHFNDVIYPALNKHINENNFSKIFILVDENTHEFCLPFFLKQLETEIVIEIIEIESGEINKTIDTCVGVWNTLSELDADRKSLLINIGGGVITDLGGFVACTFKRGIAYVNVPTTLLSMVDASVGGKTGVDLGHLKNQIGVISNPDLVLIDTQFLATLPQNQMRSGLAEMLKHGLISSEAYWNKFQNLSELNTNDLDQLIHESVLIKKNVVEIDPFENGLRKTLNFGHTLGHAIETYFLSTPEKTTLLHGEAIVIGMILAAYISTELTGFPKETTLKIKEFFTEYYGKINISEDERQPIMDLMKYDKKNNHGNINFVLLEDIGKPKIDCLVDDNIIIDAFNFYAS, from the coding sequence ATGGATTCTATTCAAACAAACAACTGCACTATTCATTTTAATGACGTTATATATCCTGCTTTAAATAAGCACATTAATGAAAATAATTTTTCAAAAATATTTATTTTAGTTGATGAAAATACACATGAATTTTGCTTACCATTTTTCTTAAAACAATTAGAAACGGAGATTGTCATAGAAATTATAGAAATAGAATCTGGCGAAATAAACAAAACAATCGACACCTGCGTTGGTGTGTGGAATACCCTTTCTGAATTAGATGCCGATAGAAAAAGTTTATTAATTAATATTGGTGGCGGAGTTATTACCGATTTAGGAGGTTTTGTAGCCTGCACTTTTAAACGCGGTATTGCTTATGTAAATGTTCCAACAACTCTTCTTTCCATGGTTGATGCTTCTGTTGGAGGAAAAACCGGCGTTGATCTTGGTCATTTGAAAAATCAAATTGGAGTCATAAGTAATCCCGACCTAGTATTAATCGATACCCAATTCCTAGCTACATTACCTCAAAACCAAATGCGTTCAGGTTTAGCTGAAATGCTAAAACACGGACTTATAAGTAGCGAAGCTTATTGGAATAAATTTCAAAACCTTTCAGAATTAAACACTAACGATTTAGATCAACTGATTCATGAATCGGTTTTAATTAAAAAGAATGTCGTTGAAATTGATCCTTTCGAAAACGGATTAAGAAAGACATTGAATTTCGGCCACACCTTAGGTCATGCTATTGAAACTTATTTTTTAAGTACCCCGGAAAAAACAACGCTTTTACACGGAGAAGCCATTGTAATAGGTATGATTTTAGCCGCTTACATCTCAACAGAGTTAACCGGATTCCCAAAAGAAACAACATTAAAAATCAAAGAGTTCTTTACTGAATACTATGGAAAGATTAACATAAGTGAAGATGAACGTCAGCCGATTATGGATTTAATGAAATACGACAAAAAGAACAATCACGGAAATATCAATTTCGTTCTTTTAGAAGACATAGGTAAACCGAAAATAGACTGTTTGGTCGATGATAACATTATAATTGATGCTTTTAATTTTTATGCATCATAA
- a CDS encoding DegT/DnrJ/EryC1/StrS family aminotransferase, which translates to MSSNKRIYLSSPHMSGLEQDFVNHAFETNWIAPVGDNIEGFESDLENFLNNKAYAIALNSGTSAIHLALLLLGITKGDEVLCQSFTFVASVNPVIYAGAAPVFVDSEAETWNMSPELLEEAIQNRIENHKKPKAIIAVHLYGMPYKVDEINTVAKKYDIPVIEDAAEALGSFYKGEPCGIFGDFSVFSFNGNKIITTSAGGALMVKNLDEKSNAIFLSSQAKEESEHYEHSKIGFNYRMSNVLAGIGRGQMKVLKDRVEARRNNFVFYKTELSKLKNITFLEESSNSLSNRWLSCIVLESFEERECIRLALEAENIESRPLWKPMHLQPVFKHCLSFTNGISEDLFRRGLCLPSGSNLSQEDLKKVVNVILKLVD; encoded by the coding sequence ATGAGCAGTAATAAGAGGATTTATTTATCGTCTCCGCATATGAGTGGGTTAGAGCAGGATTTTGTAAATCATGCTTTTGAAACAAATTGGATAGCTCCTGTAGGGGATAATATTGAAGGGTTTGAATCCGATTTGGAAAACTTTTTGAATAATAAAGCTTATGCGATTGCATTAAATTCGGGAACATCAGCTATTCACCTGGCTCTGCTGTTATTGGGAATAACAAAAGGCGATGAAGTTTTATGTCAGAGTTTTACGTTTGTAGCTTCAGTGAATCCTGTGATTTATGCTGGTGCAGCACCTGTTTTTGTGGATAGTGAAGCTGAAACCTGGAATATGTCCCCAGAACTTTTGGAAGAAGCGATTCAAAACAGAATAGAAAATCACAAAAAACCCAAAGCAATTATTGCGGTACATCTTTATGGAATGCCTTATAAAGTTGATGAAATAAATACTGTTGCTAAAAAATATGATATTCCGGTTATTGAAGATGCTGCCGAAGCCCTAGGTAGTTTCTATAAAGGTGAGCCTTGTGGTATTTTTGGGGATTTTAGCGTGTTTTCGTTTAATGGAAATAAAATTATTACCACTTCGGCAGGAGGAGCTTTAATGGTGAAAAATTTAGATGAAAAGAGTAATGCAATATTCTTGTCTAGTCAGGCAAAAGAAGAATCTGAACATTATGAGCATTCTAAAATAGGGTTTAACTATCGGATGAGTAATGTTTTGGCAGGAATTGGGCGAGGACAAATGAAAGTTTTAAAAGACAGAGTAGAAGCGAGACGGAATAATTTCGTGTTTTATAAAACAGAATTATCTAAACTTAAAAATATTACATTCTTAGAGGAATCTAGCAATAGTTTGTCTAACCGTTGGTTAAGCTGTATTGTCCTGGAGTCTTTTGAGGAAAGGGAGTGTATTCGTTTAGCTTTAGAAGCCGAAAACATAGAATCACGACCTTTATGGAAACCTATGCATTTGCAACCCGTTTTTAAGCATTGTTTGAGTTTTACTAATGGAATTTCTGAAGACCTTTTCAGAAGGGGGCTATGTTTACCAAGCGGATCCAACCTAAGTCAGGAAGATTTGAAGAAAGTAGTAAACGTGATATTGAAATTGGTTGACTAA
- a CDS encoding sugar transferase, whose protein sequence is MVIKRVFDIVFSFLSLVLFTPLLLLLALLIRLDSKGPVIFKQSRVGKMNKDFNIFKFRTMIVNSEDKNLLTLGNNDKRITKLGYFLRKYKLDELPQLINVLIGDMSFVGPRPELRHYVNLYSQSDLEVLAVKPGVTGLASIKYRHEAELLKSAENPEKFYIHSIMPDKLKLNKEYIKKRSLLFDIKLLLQTFTKIIVE, encoded by the coding sequence ATGGTAATAAAACGAGTGTTTGATATTGTTTTTTCTTTTTTATCGCTCGTTTTATTTACTCCTTTGCTCCTATTATTAGCTCTTCTCATAAGACTAGATTCAAAAGGCCCCGTTATTTTTAAACAATCGCGTGTCGGTAAAATGAATAAAGATTTCAATATCTTTAAGTTTCGTACTATGATTGTTAATTCTGAAGATAAAAACCTTCTTACCTTAGGGAACAATGATAAAAGAATAACGAAACTAGGCTATTTTTTACGCAAATATAAATTAGACGAACTCCCTCAGCTAATCAACGTTTTAATTGGAGACATGAGTTTTGTAGGCCCAAGACCTGAATTGCGACATTATGTTAACTTGTATTCTCAATCGGATTTAGAAGTATTAGCCGTTAAACCAGGCGTTACAGGTTTGGCATCTATAAAATACAGGCATGAAGCAGAATTATTAAAATCAGCTGAAAACCCAGAAAAATTCTATATTCATTCTATCATGCCGGATAAATTAAAACTCAACAAAGAATATATTAAAAAAAGAAGTTTATTGTTCGATATAAAATTATTATTACAAACTTTTACCAAGATTATCGTAGAATAA
- a CDS encoding outer membrane beta-barrel family protein, whose amino-acid sequence MLKKLPLLFICFFPLFALTQNYTISGHVVDENKISVAFSNVILMDSDSEVKSGTTTDDTGDFKFENIQEGTYILKISYLGFEDYSLTFELYKNIAFNNIVLSEKAEALEGILVTAKRPTVKRLIDRVVFDVENSTLSNYNVLDVLKNTPGVMVADNKITVKNGEPIIYLNDKRVYLSSNEIQQLLEGTTAQNLKSIEVITNPPARYDAEGNAVINIVTSKNIVAGYNGSVYGNYKQGYKYPKYSLGTSHFFKADKLNGYLNYSGNPKKDYRHNNEIVNFKDELNETSAIWETDFKRTKETLNHNLNANIDYELNENNTLSFSSSILIAPEKNTNTDINSTTEMFSVNYVLDSLFDTTNRANLKTNNLAFNLDFVHDFKKEGEKLSVNFHHTNYDFTSLQNVNTKYYLPNENISFRENVFQTNANQKTQLYTGQLDYQLPLNHNIQIEAGIKVSDIDSESFINQFVFNNGQISEDIDEEDTFLYGEKNYAVYSSFAKDWDKWSFKTGLRVEHTSLIGELLLAASSNKIDYTKFFPSFYLSNQINDNNQIYFSYNKRISRPRYNDLNPFKYYLNDNTYIVGNPNLQPQIDDVFTLGYTLKSTYTFEVYYRNENNPSLQLFQQDNENNKVRYINTNIDRNISYGLDFMTYTNIVTNWNLYVLSSLFYYEGKYYGGLNENQLYTNDKWSVYGQIINYFSFLQDKSLTADISYNYISAIVDGPSVYSTRHGLDVSLRKSFWSNRASLSIGVTDAFNTQNFDMTNNYANQDLYMKSRMENRMFIFGFNYKFGNYKLSSNKKEIDLEERDRLENDNLNR is encoded by the coding sequence ATGTTAAAAAAACTACCACTACTTTTTATATGCTTCTTTCCTTTGTTTGCTTTGACGCAAAACTACACTATTTCCGGACATGTAGTAGATGAAAATAAAATCTCGGTTGCTTTTTCTAATGTTATTTTAATGGATAGCGATTCTGAAGTCAAAAGCGGAACAACAACAGATGATACAGGTGATTTTAAATTTGAAAACATTCAAGAGGGAACTTATATTCTTAAGATTTCGTATTTAGGTTTTGAAGATTATAGTTTGACTTTTGAGTTGTACAAAAATATAGCATTTAACAATATTGTTTTAAGTGAAAAGGCTGAGGCATTAGAAGGAATTTTGGTTACCGCTAAAAGACCCACTGTAAAACGATTGATTGACCGTGTTGTTTTTGATGTTGAAAATTCTACATTGTCAAATTATAATGTTTTAGATGTTTTAAAGAATACACCAGGTGTAATGGTGGCAGATAATAAGATTACTGTAAAAAACGGTGAGCCGATAATTTACTTAAATGATAAACGGGTTTATTTGTCTTCTAATGAAATTCAGCAACTCTTAGAAGGCACTACAGCTCAAAACTTGAAATCAATTGAGGTTATAACTAATCCTCCAGCAAGATACGATGCAGAAGGAAATGCTGTAATAAATATTGTAACTAGTAAAAATATTGTAGCAGGGTATAATGGTAGTGTTTATGGGAATTACAAGCAAGGTTATAAATACCCGAAGTATTCTTTAGGAACAAGTCACTTTTTTAAAGCTGATAAATTAAATGGGTATTTAAACTATAGTGGAAATCCAAAAAAAGATTACAGACATAATAATGAAATTGTAAATTTCAAAGATGAATTAAACGAAACATCAGCTATTTGGGAAACAGATTTTAAACGCACTAAAGAAACTCTTAATCATAATTTAAACGCTAATATAGATTATGAGTTAAATGAGAATAACACTTTAAGTTTTTCTTCCAGTATTTTAATTGCCCCAGAAAAAAACACAAATACAGATATAAATTCAACTACCGAAATGTTTAGTGTGAATTATGTTTTAGATTCTTTATTTGACACAACTAATAGGGCTAATCTTAAAACCAATAATTTGGCTTTTAATCTTGATTTTGTTCATGATTTTAAAAAAGAAGGAGAAAAGTTATCTGTAAATTTTCATCATACAAATTATGATTTTACAAGTTTACAAAATGTAAACACAAAATATTATTTGCCAAATGAAAACATCTCGTTTAGAGAAAATGTGTTTCAAACGAATGCAAATCAAAAGACACAATTATATACTGGGCAATTAGATTATCAATTACCTTTAAATCATAACATTCAAATCGAAGCAGGTATTAAGGTTTCTGATATTGATTCAGAAAGTTTTATTAATCAGTTTGTTTTCAATAATGGTCAGATATCGGAAGATATTGACGAGGAAGACACCTTTCTTTATGGAGAAAAAAATTATGCTGTTTATTCAAGTTTTGCTAAAGACTGGGATAAATGGAGTTTTAAAACAGGATTGCGAGTTGAGCACACCAGCTTGATCGGGGAGTTATTGTTAGCGGCAAGTTCGAATAAAATAGATTATACTAAATTCTTTCCTTCATTTTATTTATCTAATCAAATTAATGATAATAATCAGATTTACTTTAGTTATAATAAACGAATATCAAGACCAAGATATAATGATTTAAATCCATTTAAATATTACTTAAACGATAACACCTATATCGTTGGAAACCCGAATTTACAACCACAAATTGATGATGTTTTTACTTTAGGCTATACTTTAAAAAGCACCTATACATTTGAGGTTTATTACAGAAACGAAAACAATCCGTCGTTACAATTATTCCAGCAGGATAATGAAAACAATAAGGTTAGATATATAAATACAAATATTGATAGAAATATATCTTATGGATTGGATTTTATGACGTATACCAACATTGTCACGAACTGGAATTTGTATGTATTGTCTTCTTTGTTTTATTACGAAGGAAAGTACTATGGAGGGTTGAATGAAAATCAACTATACACAAATGATAAATGGTCTGTTTACGGTCAGATTATTAACTATTTTTCTTTTTTACAAGACAAAAGTTTAACTGCTGATATATCCTATAATTATATTTCTGCAATAGTTGATGGGCCTTCAGTGTATAGTACGCGTCATGGACTTGATGTGAGTTTAAGAAAATCTTTTTGGAGTAATAGAGCTTCGTTAAGTATTGGTGTTACAGATGCTTTTAATACTCAAAATTTTGATATGACAAATAATTATGCTAACCAAGATTTATACATGAAGTCCAGAATGGAAAACAGAATGTTTATTTTTGGCTTTAATTATAAATTTGGTAATTATAAGTTATCTTCAAATAAGAAAGAAATTGACTTAGAAGAACGAGATCGATTAGAAAATGATAACTTAAATCGTTAA
- a CDS encoding SDR family oxidoreductase, whose product MTPEQLDILKNKHVLVTGGAGFIGSNLCEYLLSYHIKVTCMDNFSTGKRENLEGFKNHHNFKLIEGDIRNLNDCKAACHNVDYVLHQAALGSVPRSISDPITTNEVNVSGFLNMLVASKEANVKRFIYAASSSTYGDSKSLPKVEHKIGKPLSPYAITKYVNELYADIFHSTYGLDSIGLRYFNVFGRRQDPNGAYAAVIPKFVQQLIKHESPVINGDGSYSRDFTYIDNVVQMNINALTTTNENALNTVYNVAYGERTTLLELTSLLKTYLSSYDENIKHIEIKHQDNRIGDIPHSLASIDKAKDLLNYNPKYDIKSGLQEAVKWYWNHLR is encoded by the coding sequence ATGACCCCTGAGCAATTAGACATCCTAAAAAATAAACACGTTTTAGTAACGGGTGGTGCGGGTTTTATAGGCTCAAATCTTTGTGAATATCTTCTATCTTACCATATAAAGGTGACTTGTATGGATAATTTTTCCACCGGAAAAAGAGAAAATCTGGAGGGTTTTAAAAATCATCATAATTTTAAGCTCATTGAAGGAGATATTAGAAATCTGAATGATTGTAAAGCTGCATGCCACAATGTAGATTATGTTTTACATCAAGCCGCTCTAGGTTCTGTTCCCCGATCTATAAGTGACCCAATCACCACAAACGAGGTTAATGTTTCTGGCTTTTTAAATATGCTTGTTGCCTCAAAAGAAGCTAATGTAAAGCGCTTTATTTACGCCGCAAGCTCCTCAACTTATGGAGATAGTAAATCTTTACCTAAAGTAGAACATAAAATAGGAAAACCGCTTTCTCCATACGCTATTACAAAATACGTTAACGAATTATATGCTGATATTTTCCATTCTACATATGGTTTGGATTCTATCGGATTGCGATATTTTAATGTATTTGGAAGACGTCAAGACCCAAACGGAGCGTACGCGGCTGTTATCCCAAAATTTGTTCAGCAACTTATAAAACATGAATCTCCCGTAATCAATGGAGATGGAAGCTACTCAAGGGATTTTACTTATATAGATAATGTAGTCCAAATGAATATTAATGCATTAACAACTACAAATGAAAATGCGTTAAATACCGTCTACAATGTAGCCTATGGTGAGCGTACAACACTTTTAGAACTTACGTCTTTACTAAAAACCTACCTGTCATCTTATGATGAAAATATAAAACACATTGAAATTAAACACCAAGACAATAGAATTGGTGACATTCCCCATTCCTTAGCTTCAATAGACAAGGCAAAAGATTTATTAAATTACAACCCAAAATACGATATAAAATCAGGATTACAAGAAGCTGTTAAGTGGTATTGGAATCATTTGAGATAA
- a CDS encoding alanine dehydrogenase, with translation MSKQLSPFTKQQLLPQEETLEIFKRKGELFIGIPKETAFQESRICLTPDAVFAIVSNGHRVLLESGAGDGANFSDKEYSEAGAEITKDTAKVFACPMILKVEPPSLEQIKMMNPQTILISALQLKTQSKKYFEALAAKRITALAFEFIRDTDGNYPAVKSQSEIAGTAAVLIASELLTDAKSGNGRMFGNISGVPPLEVVILGAGTVGEFAARSSIGLGASVKIFDNSITKLRRIQTHLGRPLYTSTIQPKILTKALKRCDVVIGAIRGNNRSPIIVTENMVQVMKKGSIIIDVSIDMGGCFETSEVTSHKQPTFLKHDVVHYCVPNIPARYSRTSSLSISNIFTPYLLKIAEDGGVENSIRFDKGLKNGLYFYHGILTNKSVGEWFNLNYSDINLIIF, from the coding sequence ATGTCTAAACAATTATCTCCTTTCACAAAACAACAACTCTTACCCCAAGAGGAAACACTGGAAATTTTTAAACGAAAAGGTGAGCTTTTTATAGGGATCCCAAAAGAAACAGCTTTTCAAGAAAGCCGTATTTGCTTAACACCTGATGCTGTTTTTGCTATTGTTAGTAATGGTCACCGTGTTCTTTTAGAGTCAGGAGCTGGAGATGGTGCAAATTTTAGTGATAAAGAGTATAGTGAAGCTGGGGCTGAAATCACAAAAGACACGGCTAAAGTTTTTGCTTGCCCGATGATTTTAAAAGTTGAACCACCAAGCTTAGAACAAATTAAAATGATGAATCCACAAACGATTCTCATTTCAGCATTACAACTTAAAACACAATCTAAAAAATATTTCGAAGCCCTTGCAGCTAAACGCATTACAGCCTTGGCTTTTGAATTTATTCGTGATACTGACGGCAACTACCCTGCTGTTAAATCGCAGAGTGAAATTGCAGGGACAGCTGCGGTTTTAATTGCTTCAGAACTTTTAACAGACGCTAAAAGCGGAAACGGACGTATGTTTGGCAATATCAGTGGTGTACCTCCATTAGAAGTCGTTATACTTGGAGCAGGGACCGTTGGTGAATTTGCTGCACGAAGTTCCATTGGTTTAGGTGCAAGTGTAAAGATTTTCGATAATTCAATTACCAAGTTAAGACGTATTCAAACACATTTAGGTCGTCCATTATATACTTCCACCATACAACCTAAAATATTAACGAAAGCTCTTAAGCGCTGTGATGTGGTTATTGGTGCGATTCGAGGAAATAACCGCTCCCCTATTATTGTTACCGAAAACATGGTTCAAGTCATGAAGAAAGGCAGTATCATTATTGACGTTAGTATTGATATGGGTGGTTGCTTTGAGACCAGTGAAGTCACTTCTCACAAACAACCTACATTTTTAAAGCATGATGTTGTACACTATTGCGTGCCTAACATTCCAGCAAGATATTCCAGAACATCATCATTATCAATCAGTAACATTTTTACACCATATCTCTTAAAGATTGCTGAAGATGGTGGCGTTGAAAATTCTATAAGATTTGACAAAGGTTTAAAAAATGGGTTGTACTTTTACCACGGAATTTTAACAAACAAATCGGTTGGTGAATGGTTTAACCTTAATTACAGCGACATTAATTTAATTATATTTTAA
- a CDS encoding proline dehydrogenase family protein, protein MSVERIFDNTEVAFALKSDSELERAYFLFKMISIEPLVRIGTAATNFAIKAHLPVKGLIRATVFDHFCGGVNEEDCLPVINKMYEKGVSSVLDFSVEGKESEKEFDNACNVVLKIMEFSKELKAIPIAVFKPTGFGRFYLYEKLGKGEAFTVKEQEEWNKVVARFDAVCKKAKDYNIAVLIDAEESWMQDAADTLVTEMMKKYNTEKPVVYNTLQMYRHDRMEFLKKEYAKAKAEGYFLGYKIVRGAYMEKENERAEENGYPTPICASKAATDDNFNDSLNYILDHIEDISLFAGTHNEESSYLLMNLMKQKGLENNDSRVWFGQLYGMSDHISFNLSSLGYNVAKYIPFGPVRDVMPYLIRRAEENTSVAGQTGRELTLLTKEKKRRKKL, encoded by the coding sequence ATGAGTGTAGAACGCATATTCGACAACACGGAAGTAGCCTTTGCGCTTAAAAGTGACTCTGAATTAGAGCGCGCTTATTTTTTATTCAAAATGATATCTATAGAGCCTTTGGTTCGAATAGGGACAGCAGCGACAAATTTTGCAATTAAAGCGCATTTGCCGGTTAAAGGTCTTATTCGCGCCACGGTATTCGATCATTTTTGTGGCGGTGTAAATGAAGAGGATTGCTTACCTGTTATTAATAAAATGTATGAAAAAGGCGTGAGCTCTGTGCTTGATTTTTCTGTTGAAGGAAAAGAAAGTGAAAAAGAGTTTGATAACGCTTGCAATGTGGTTCTTAAAATCATGGAATTTTCAAAGGAACTAAAAGCTATTCCAATTGCTGTATTTAAACCAACAGGCTTTGGTCGTTTTTATTTATATGAAAAATTAGGAAAAGGAGAAGCTTTTACAGTTAAAGAACAGGAAGAATGGAATAAGGTTGTAGCTCGATTTGATGCTGTTTGTAAAAAAGCGAAAGATTATAATATAGCGGTTCTAATCGATGCTGAAGAAAGCTGGATGCAAGATGCTGCTGATACTTTGGTAACTGAGATGATGAAAAAATATAACACTGAGAAACCAGTTGTATATAATACACTTCAAATGTATCGTCACGATAGAATGGAATTTCTAAAGAAGGAATATGCGAAAGCTAAAGCTGAAGGTTATTTTTTAGGGTATAAGATTGTTCGTGGTGCTTACATGGAAAAGGAAAATGAAAGAGCAGAAGAGAATGGATATCCAACACCTATTTGTGCAAGTAAAGCCGCTACAGATGATAACTTTAATGATAGTTTAAATTATATTTTAGATCATATTGAAGATATATCGCTGTTTGCTGGAACACATAACGAAGAGAGTTCATATTTATTAATGAACTTGATGAAACAAAAAGGATTAGAGAATAATGACTCTCGAGTTTGGTTTGGTCAGTTATATGGAATGAGTGATCATATAAGTTTCAATTTATCAAGCTTAGGTTATAATGTAGCTAAATATATTCCTTTTGGCCCGGTTAGAGATGTGATGCCTTATTTAATTCGTCGTGCAGAAGAAAACACTTCAGTAGCGGGGCAAACAGGAAGAGAGTTAACATTATTGACCAAAGAAAAGAAGCGAAGAAAGAAGCTTTAA